In Deltaproteobacteria bacterium, the sequence TCCTCGATGAGTCGGTCTTGGTCGTCGTGATACGACGTGCGCGTGCCGTTGCTGGTCGTGAGGGCGATGCGGTTGCCGTTGTCGTCGTAGTCGGCGTCGAAGGCGGGCAGGCCGTCCCGCTCGACGGTGTCGAGGCGACCGGCCCCGTCGTAGGTGTAGCTCTCGACCGTGGTCACGCCGCCGACGGTCTCGGTCTTCGAGAGCAGCCGGCCCAGCGCGTCGCGCGTGAAGGCGATCTCGTAGAGGCCATTGCCGGCATGCGCGTACGCCAGCGCGGACACCTCGGCGTGGCTCGAGTACGTCACGAGGCTCGTGACGTCTCCCAGCGTGGTCCCGATGACGGCACCGAGCACGGGGTCGCGCGTGATCGACTCCTCGCCGGCCTCGATCAGGAGGTCGTCGTGATCAAAGCCGTAAGCGATCGTCGACGCGCCCACCACGCTCTCGGTGGCGAGCAAGAAGTCGTTGCCGTAGCTGAACTGCACCTCCCCGGCGAACGACACCGAACGTTCGACCCCGCGAAGCAGCGGGCCATCCCACGTGAACTCGGTGGTTCCGCCGTGGGACTCGGTGAACGAGCGCAGTTGGCCGGTGCCCCAATCGTCCAGTACACGATCGCCCCCGTCGAGCAGCATCCGATCGCGTCGCCCCGCAGCGTGCTCGCGCGGCGTCCCGCGGACGCTGACCATGCCATCGCGACCCAGGGCACGTCCCGGTCGGCCCGGAGGCGTCGCGCCCAGGCGTTCGCCGTCGGTATCGTCGTCGAGCTCGGGCACGCCGCTGTCCAGACCCTGCGCACAGCGCAGGGGCCCAGGATCATCGTACCCGAAGCGGCGTCACCTCAGCGGGCTCGGCCTGCGGCGGCGAGAGGACTCGAGCCGCGGGCGCGAACGCAGGGCTCGCGTGCGTGGCGGCTTGGCCGAGGACGATGGGAACGGCAATGGTCACGGCAGCGCCGTGCGGCCGGGGAAAGCTCCAGCGTCGGACGCGGCGCGCCACGCAGCGGACGACGCTCGACTGCGCCAGCGCTGGCGATGGCCGGACCACGGCCGCGATCGTGCGCTTGCGTCCGATGCGAAACCGAAGCACGAGCTCACCGTGCAGCCCCGGGTCGCGGCGGAGCGCTTCGCCGTAGCACGCGACGATCTCTCGGAGTCGTCCCCGCACGATCGCTCGCGCGAGGTGTTCGTGTTCCGCGGCGTCCGACGACGCTCGACCGATGCGGACCCGCGGTACCCAGCGGACGCGCTCGCCGAGGCCGCCGGTCCCGATCGGCTCGCGCACGAGC encodes:
- a CDS encoding AgmX/PglI C-terminal domain-containing protein; this encodes MALATSPARRSGPCTGSSARRIGLRLLLGLLAIDGSLVASACAPHARDREDDAPPPTIVSAHEHRSTPAPTLVDGARPPRVDEAAPSGMYELVREPIGTGGLGERVRWVPRVRIGRASSDAAEHEHLARAIVRGRLREIVACYGEALRRDPGLHGELVLRFRIGRKRTIAAVVRPSPALAQSSVVRCVARRVRRWSFPRPHGAAVTIAVPIVLGQAATHASPAFAPAARVLSPPQAEPAEVTPLRVR